Proteins co-encoded in one Papaver somniferum cultivar HN1 chromosome 5, ASM357369v1, whole genome shotgun sequence genomic window:
- the LOC113281128 gene encoding uncharacterized protein LOC113281128 isoform X1, with the protein MWAEVIQWRKEFEADSLMEMQFFPGFGHFFQLLEFGVVQVKTRFFLSRCSTIYISLRLRCCSVLEYCTDEQQSRIIVEEILEFAFPSLSNCTHFRSAVYCVADEDTFNSSIGVPKRLTEHKIHSRGSSGAMKKRSRRINFKS; encoded by the exons ATGTGGGCTGAAGTGATTCAGTGGAGGAAGGAATTTGAGGCTGACTCCTTAATGGAG ATGCAGTTTTTTCCTGGTTTTGGTCACTTCTTTCAGTTATTAGAATTTGGTGTTGTTCAGGTAAAAACGAGATTCTTTTTATCAAGGTGCAGCACCATCTACATATCCTTAAGATTGCGGTGTTGTTCAG TTCTAGAGTACTGTACAGATGAGCAACAAAGTCGGATCATAGTGGAGGAGATTTTGGAATTTGCATTTCCAAGCTTGTCTAATTGCACACACTTCAG GTCTGCAGTGTATTGTGTTGCCGACGAGGATACTTTCAACAGTTCAATTGGTGTACCAAAGAGATTGACTGAGCACAAAATTCACTCAAG AGGAAGTTCGGGTGCCATGAAGAAGAGATCACGGAGGATAAACTTCAAGAGTTGA
- the LOC113281128 gene encoding uncharacterized protein LOC113281128 isoform X2 yields MWAEVIQWRKEFEADSLMEVKTRFFLSRCSTIYISLRLRCCSVLEYCTDEQQSRIIVEEILEFAFPSLSNCTHFRSAVYCVADEDTFNSSIGVPKRLTEHKIHSRGSSGAMKKRSRRINFKS; encoded by the exons ATGTGGGCTGAAGTGATTCAGTGGAGGAAGGAATTTGAGGCTGACTCCTTAATGGAG GTAAAAACGAGATTCTTTTTATCAAGGTGCAGCACCATCTACATATCCTTAAGATTGCGGTGTTGTTCAG TTCTAGAGTACTGTACAGATGAGCAACAAAGTCGGATCATAGTGGAGGAGATTTTGGAATTTGCATTTCCAAGCTTGTCTAATTGCACACACTTCAG GTCTGCAGTGTATTGTGTTGCCGACGAGGATACTTTCAACAGTTCAATTGGTGTACCAAAGAGATTGACTGAGCACAAAATTCACTCAAG AGGAAGTTCGGGTGCCATGAAGAAGAGATCACGGAGGATAAACTTCAAGAGTTGA